From the genome of Colias croceus chromosome 9, ilColCroc2.1, one region includes:
- the LOC123694600 gene encoding allatotropins-like: MNLTMQLAVLVAVVLCMVDSAPETRMVRKQQRPTRGFKNVEMMTARGFGKRARTERDVSQQTTAERPNRGTPTFKSPSVGIARDFGKRTPELESEDDTHRATKVFKPKGPLMVAFDFGKRSGNDDVNEEVEEIRVTRGTFKPNSNVLIARGYGKRQGKSGRVYGLDNFWENLEATQDKDGQEANEEKNVESIPLDWFVNEMINNPDFSRSVVRKFIDLNQDGMLSADELLRNVA; this comes from the exons ATGAATCTCACAATGCAACTAGCGGTCCTGGTGGCGGTGGTCCTCTGCATGGTGGACAGCGCGCCGGAGACCCGAATGGTGCGTAAGCAGCAGCGACCAACACGGGGCTTCAAGAACGTCGAAATGATGACAGCTAGGGGCTTCGGAAAGCGCGCTAGGACTGAAC GCGATGTATCCCAACAAACAACGGCAGAACGCCCGAACCGCGGTACACCTACTTTTAAAAGTCCCTCCGTTGGTATCGCAAGAGATTTTGGCAAAAGAACACCGGAATTGGAATCAGAAG ATGACACACATCGCGCCACCAAGGTTTTTAAGCCCAAAGGTCCTTTAATGGTCGCGTTTGATTTTGGCAAACGCAGTGGTAATGATGATGTAAACGAAGAAG TAGAAGAGATTAGAGTGACCCGAGGCACATTCAAGCCAAATTCGAACGTACTTATCGCGAGGGGTTATGGGAAGCGACAAGGTAAAAGCGGCAGAG TGTATGGCCTGGACAACTTCTGGGAAAATCTCGAAGCTACGCAGGATAAAGACGGACAGGAAGCTAACGAGGAAAAAAATGTGGAAAG CATCCCCTTGGACTGGTTTGTGAACGAAATGATTAACAACCCCGACTTCAGCCGATCAGTTGTGCGAAAGTTCATCGACCTCAATCAG GACGGGATGCTCTCGGCGGACGAACTATTACGGAACGTGgcttaa